The following proteins are co-located in the Vigna angularis cultivar LongXiaoDou No.4 chromosome 2, ASM1680809v1, whole genome shotgun sequence genome:
- the LOC108327175 gene encoding probable leucine-rich repeat receptor-like protein kinase At1g35710 — MQFLVSNFHPVIYVLVFIGSVLKLGCASSTPSQLQLEANAIINSGWWNLPHSQSLHICSLIEGIHCNDFGSVTRITYLYSERPIQLANLNLSAFKNLEHLEVSFCSLEGIIPSEIDSLSKLTYLDLSHTSIHGEIPLTIGNLSNLTYLDLSYDSISGQVPLSMGNLIQLSTLIISNNYIEGPVPFELSFLKNLTIIDLSYNKINGALPISLSNLTNLQNLDISHNLLSGSLEPFLVGYFPLLETLDLSYNSLTGGIPLSLHNVRYVDLSFNNLKGPIPNGVHPFALMGNKGVCSNITNIRIQYQFQPCSVSQKKRRKLVIIPTITIFLIMIFLLLLYLRHNRITIKNKHSRISETSKNGDLFCIWNYDGSIAYEDIIIVTEDFDLKYCIGIGAYGSVFKAQLPSGKIVAVKKLHGFEAEVPTFDESFRNEAKVLSKIKHRHIVKLHGFCLHKRIMFLIYEYMEKGSLFSVLFDDMKAMELDWKKRINTIKGTAHAISYLHHDCVPPIVHRDISTSNVLLNSEWEPTVSDFGTARFLNLDSSNRTIVVGTIGYIAPELAYTMVVNEKCDVYSFGVVTLETLMGKHPKEILSSLDSTSTNSDIKLCEILDQRLPHPTFSDLQDIVVAAIMAFACLNPNPCFRPTMKRISQCFLSRLTPFNIPLRLISLQQLISQELRHP; from the exons ATGCAGTTTTTGGTTTCCAATTTCCATCCTGTTATTTATGTTTTGGTGTTTATAGGCTCTGTTCTGAAGTTGGGATGCGCGTCGTCTACACCATCGCAGCTTCAATTGGAAGCAAACGCTATAATCAATAGCGGATGGTGGAATTTGCCGCACTCACAGTCACTTCATATATGTTCATTGATTGAGGGTATACATTGCAATGATTTTGGAAGTGTAACTCGTATCACATATCTGTATTCCGAGCGACCCATTCAATTAGCAAATCTAAACCTTTCTGCTTTTAAGAATTTGGAACATCTTGAGGTCTCCTTCTGTAGTCTAGAAGGTATTATTCCATCTGAAATTGATAGTCTTTCCAAACTTACTTATCTTGATTTATCTCATACTTCCATTCATGGAGAGATACCTCTTACAATAGGAAATCTTTCCAATCTCACTTATCTCGATTTGTCCTACGATTCTATTTCTGGTCAGGTGCCTCTTTCAATGGGAAATCTAATTCAACTATCCACACTAATCATTTCTAACAACTACATTGAAGGCCCTGTTCCTTTTGAATTGTCATTCTTGAAGAATCTTACTATCATTGATCTATCTTACAACAAAATCAATGGAGCTTTGCCTATTTCACTTTCAAACCTCACGAACCTTCAAAATCTTGACATTTCACACAATCTACTCTCCGGTTCCCTTGAACCTTTCTTAGTTGGATATTTTCCATTATTGGAAACTCTGGATCTAAGCTACAATAGTCTTACCGGAGGGATTCCTCTGTCCCTACATAATGTCCGCTATGTGGACCTTTCCTTCAACAATTTGAAGGGTCCCATTCCAAACGGTGTACATCCGTTTGCGCTAATGGGGAACAAGGGTGTATGCAGCAACATTACAAATATACGAATCCAATACCAATTCCAGCCTTGTTCAGTCAGTCAGAAGAAACGAAGGAAACTGGTCATAATTCCTACTATCACCATATTTCTAATCATGATCTTCTTACTACTTCTATATCTGAGGCACAATCGCATTACAATCAAGAACAAACATTCAAGGATAAGTGAAACATCTAAGAATGGGGACTTGTTCTGCATATGGAACTATGACGGAAGCATAGCCTATGAAGATATCATCATAGTTACTGAAGACTTTGACCTCAAATATTGTATTGGAATAGGTGCGTACGGAAGTGTTTTCAAGGCTCAACTACCAAGTGGCAAGATTGTTGCGGTGAAAAAACTCCATGGCTTTGAAGCAGAGGTCCCGACTTTTGATGAGAGTTTCAGAAACGAAGCCAAAGTATTATCAAAAATAAAGCATCGACATATAGTCAAGCTCCATGGATTTTGCTTGCACAAAAGAATAATGTTTTTGATATATGAGTACATGGAGAAAGGAAGCTTGTTTTCTGTGTTGTTTGATGACATGAAAGCAATGGAATTGGATTGGAAAAAGAGGATTAACACAATAAAAGGCACTGCGCATGCTATCTCATATCTCCATCATGATTGTGTTCCTCCTATAGTTCATAGAGACATATCAACAAGCAACGTCTTGCTTAACTCTGAGTGGGAGCCCACTGTTTCCGACTTTGGCACAGCTCGATTTCTCAACCTTGATTCATCCAATCGAACTATTGTTGTTGGAACCATTGGATACATAGCACCTG AGCTTGCATATACAATGGTTGTGAATGAAAAGTGTGATGTGTATAGCTTCGGAGTGGTGACACTGGAAACTTTGATGGGAAAACATCCTAAGGAAATACTCTCATCACTTGATTCAACTTCTACAAATAGTGACATCAAATTATGTGAAATATTGGATCAACGCCTCCCGCACCCAACATTTTCAGATTTACAAGACATAGTTGTTGCTGCTATTATGGCTTTTGCATGTTTAAATCCCAATCCCTGCTTTCGTCCAACAATGAAACGCATCTCTCAATGTTTTCTTAGTCGGCTTACACCGTTCAACATTCCTTTACGTCTTATTTCATTGCAACAGCTCATAAGTCAAGAACTCAGACATCCTTAA